The proteins below come from a single Gordonia sp. X0973 genomic window:
- the gluQRS gene encoding tRNA glutamyl-Q(34) synthetase GluQRS, which translates to MTGNGRYAPSPSGDLHVGNLRTALLAWLFARSTGHGFLMRMEDLDERSVDGADERQLAELAAIGVDWDPPVLYQSSRRARYAEVIDSLTDAGRTFECFCTRREILDAPRAPHAPEGAYPGTCLHLSDTELRERRESGRPPAIRLRCDTTEFTVDDLLRGAYTGLVDDFVLRRGDGTPAYNLAVVVDDAETEVDQVVRGDDLLASAPRQAYLATLLGYEPPTYAHAPLVINANGMRLSKRDGAVTLEDLAAQGVSAQDVLDLIARSLNMAGPDESVTAGQLLGRFDPAALPRGAWVWST; encoded by the coding sequence GTGACAGGAAACGGTCGCTACGCCCCCTCCCCGTCGGGGGATCTGCATGTTGGGAACCTGCGCACCGCACTCCTGGCGTGGCTGTTCGCACGCAGCACCGGACACGGCTTCCTGATGCGGATGGAGGACCTCGACGAGCGCAGCGTCGACGGCGCCGACGAGCGCCAACTCGCCGAGCTCGCCGCCATCGGCGTCGACTGGGACCCACCCGTCCTCTACCAGTCCTCGCGTCGGGCCCGATACGCCGAAGTGATCGACTCGCTCACCGATGCGGGCCGCACCTTCGAGTGTTTCTGCACGCGGCGGGAGATCCTGGACGCCCCGCGCGCGCCGCACGCCCCCGAGGGCGCCTATCCAGGGACGTGTCTGCACTTGTCGGACACGGAGCTGCGGGAACGTCGGGAATCCGGGCGACCACCCGCCATCCGGCTGCGCTGCGACACCACCGAGTTCACCGTCGACGACCTCCTGCGCGGCGCCTACACCGGCCTGGTCGACGACTTCGTGCTGCGCCGTGGCGACGGCACACCCGCCTACAACCTGGCCGTCGTGGTGGACGACGCCGAGACCGAGGTCGACCAGGTGGTCCGCGGCGACGACCTCTTGGCGTCGGCTCCCCGACAGGCGTACCTGGCCACCCTGCTCGGATACGAGCCACCGACTTACGCGCACGCCCCCCTCGTGATCAACGCCAACGGCATGCGGTTGTCCAAGCGCGACGGCGCCGTGACGCTGGAAGACCTTGCCGCCCAAGGGGTTTCCGCGCAGGACGTACTAGACCTCATCGCCCGGTCACTGAATATGGCCGGCCCCGACGAATCGGTGACAGCTGGGCAACTACTGGGGCGCTTCGATCCCGCCGCGCTCCCTCGGGGTGCGTGGGTCTGGTCTACCTGA